The following coding sequences are from one Nitrospira sp. CR1.1 window:
- a CDS encoding tetratricopeptide repeat protein codes for MFLQRLAAGRWIFIVIVTMPLTVLLAGAQEEPSPGATTETVQPEAPVIKTPAVPPTDQAAQEAVRVEPLPSEPPAPPPPPAQAPLTPLEILAKARQALHVEPDAQEPRLTLGRILFQLGDTDGAIDEYRTALRFHPTVAQAHLDLGTALMAKQDWRSAMTELQEAVRLDPMLVQAHYSIGTIQYTRGNIKSAIKAYQEALQLKPDFAEAHYRLGLVLKMAGRDKESAQELESAAVAGLAKAQYFLGNAYRSGQGVEKSQIMAITWWAQAFEQGLPEAAQALTQLRRLAAVKGNLQTKQTKAAAEAFKNYCDQIWLDFPDLDRDQPAETVGTTLLKQGRTAEALPVLLREAYALNEISHATLVQLYEQGLDGQLPPHGQWILSYLESTAADGAVPSRMALARIYGKGLGLAPDQAKAKSYLKGLPKDDVKRILDELAAEPPNPS; via the coding sequence ATGTTCTTGCAACGCCTCGCCGCCGGACGGTGGATTTTCATCGTCATTGTGACAATGCCTCTCACGGTCCTCCTGGCCGGCGCGCAAGAAGAGCCCTCCCCCGGTGCGACGACAGAAACGGTCCAACCAGAAGCACCCGTCATCAAGACCCCGGCAGTTCCACCGACTGACCAGGCCGCTCAAGAAGCCGTCCGGGTAGAACCGCTTCCCAGCGAACCGCCCGCACCACCGCCACCACCGGCCCAGGCCCCCCTCACACCACTCGAGATTCTGGCAAAGGCCCGGCAAGCGTTGCATGTCGAACCGGATGCCCAGGAACCCCGGCTCACCCTCGGCAGAATACTGTTTCAGCTGGGTGATACAGATGGCGCCATCGACGAATACCGGACCGCCCTGCGCTTCCATCCCACTGTCGCCCAGGCGCATCTCGATCTCGGCACCGCTCTGATGGCCAAGCAGGACTGGCGCAGCGCCATGACGGAACTGCAAGAGGCTGTCCGCCTCGACCCGATGCTCGTGCAGGCGCACTACAGCATCGGCACGATCCAATACACACGCGGCAACATCAAATCAGCCATCAAGGCCTACCAGGAAGCTCTGCAGTTGAAACCGGATTTTGCCGAGGCCCATTACCGCCTGGGGCTCGTACTCAAGATGGCGGGTCGGGATAAAGAATCGGCTCAGGAACTCGAGTCGGCCGCCGTAGCCGGCCTTGCCAAAGCCCAATATTTCCTCGGCAACGCCTATCGCTCCGGACAGGGAGTCGAGAAAAGCCAAATCATGGCGATCACCTGGTGGGCGCAAGCCTTCGAACAGGGTTTACCGGAAGCAGCCCAAGCGCTGACGCAACTCAGACGACTCGCAGCCGTCAAAGGCAATCTGCAAACCAAACAAACCAAGGCGGCCGCTGAGGCCTTCAAGAACTACTGCGATCAAATCTGGTTGGATTTTCCCGACCTCGACCGGGATCAGCCAGCGGAGACCGTCGGCACCACGTTGCTCAAACAGGGGCGCACTGCGGAGGCTCTCCCGGTGCTCCTGCGTGAAGCCTATGCCCTCAACGAAATTTCCCATGCCACGCTGGTGCAACTGTATGAACAGGGACTCGACGGGCAACTCCCGCCGCATGGCCAATGGATCCTGAGTTATCTGGAATCCACCGCCGCCGATGGAGCCGTTCCTTCCCGCATGGCCCTGGCCCGTATTTATGGCAAAGGTCTCGGCCTGGCCCCTGATCAGGCCAAGGCCAAAAGCTACCTGAAGGGTTTGCCGAAGGACGACGTCAAACGTATCCTGGACGAACTCGCGGCTGAGCCTCCCAATCCGTCATAA
- a CDS encoding HIT domain-containing protein translates to MSDHPCKACVGTWPRRDHFLADCGLTKAYLHDDQFFPGWTVLVLKRHATELFHLSREERSSLIEEVAQVSALLAEEWRAVKINYELLGNQLPHIHWHLIPRLSQDPAPLEPVWRIPHEPVRLQPDALVSMVDRLRAIWPTHQQQPPFKP, encoded by the coding sequence ATGAGCGACCATCCCTGCAAGGCCTGCGTCGGGACCTGGCCCCGCCGGGACCATTTCCTCGCCGATTGCGGACTCACCAAGGCCTACCTGCACGACGACCAGTTTTTCCCAGGATGGACGGTACTCGTGCTGAAGCGCCACGCGACGGAACTGTTCCATCTCTCCCGTGAGGAGCGTAGCAGCCTCATAGAAGAAGTCGCCCAGGTGTCCGCCCTCCTCGCCGAGGAATGGCGGGCGGTGAAGATCAACTACGAATTGCTCGGCAACCAGCTTCCACATATCCATTGGCACCTGATTCCGCGCCTTTCCCAAGACCCGGCTCCACTCGAACCGGTGTGGCGCATCCCGCATGAACCGGTCCGGCTCCAACCGGATGCCCTGGTTTCCATGGTGGACCGCCTCAGGGCAATCTGGCCGACGCACCAACAGCAGCCGCCATTCAAGCCATAA